A genomic region of Plasmodium malariae genome assembly, chromosome: 14 contains the following coding sequences:
- the PmUG01_14059000 gene encoding conserved Plasmodium protein, unknown function, with translation MGKSRANNVVKNKGKVKKDTKGKRLSNNCNKRERKKEKLKKACNTSSSESDIYFYNDIQRWKNNIKVPVWLKKPKDKESLYEFYKNIIRKLLRVKNKIRAYKIQESYLMDCLQKCMIDLNLNSTNAPNFMNYELYKNLINSHHDVNSSSQHVDSSLRIDTCFPNNNITEGGTTTHNNLVLHGCNTNVEKDLHCEDNICFSQSDGNEMDRGKDTTGGSANSGNSASSGNSGNSGNSGSSGSSGSSGSNGSNGSSSNSCNGNKSSRSFKKDDIHSCEINLVENLKMECKNNSIEKDIKYLLDMLKKVLLIKEDKKKKDDLMSKVFNKVIIPGGFFENNNFCPIFMSLLKLDLYNACNNNGEQLNSKLMNLIMMLNNFNEGAPQSTTSTKGQKEEQKEVAKNLAEGQKEEQKDVTKDIAIEGQKEEQKDKTTNHVLPVNSHKEDLNFLKSQCSLYKLSQYCIEKNVIVNNEIVSFDTVYIYYEKKDDTTTKWTEKLEETSNHKSYKSYNVKSFEGMLDISRKKHSSLCYLDNKAAILKNDGHECRDSGGVDEDEYDESVNEEADDGIDDENVNEEADDGIDDKDAYDEGENNECAIDGNSKNANWLKECENRSGILCSNDSKLVECPDKCNRNEIFSLSNDYSSKENNPTTHFNKLVDDKEVYEISSCNDEDQQTCEKEIHSYKNLSTYNKMEVNNTGTTSNNIFKNGNRMNKEQEGVNGRKNHLAYHNGGGNVTTSEYKVNKDNCKNGKSGGENVSIYNLQGKEEIHKGTNIDSSYVKNYDISVEEISDVFINNKNICTGQENSVLNIESNQLIRDDVQNSKLEYNEQGVYKKGAKKNVCRRKPCPSDMRRGGHLDEVIVSDLSLREQKISNGNKKKKYMCSDKFEGNYTPLTCSRGANNNSRSSSNDNMNCNVENENCSNEENKCYNVNTGESFTRCKGLYVISSNDDYGSFKSCEGSDCTNRSSGMNGSSGMNGSSGMNGSSGMNGSSGMNGSSGMNGSSGMNGSSGMNGSSGLNGSSGMNGSSGRSQSKNKMHDEKNCEHIVIDEEGSEGHPFEEGFTNRSEFINKYSFKNECKHEEKIAKAWPNTNHFCNTHYYDNLSAYNAKHTPKDLSNPETIILEKYDTLPYDVYIRNVNTNKDKIKKTTIKDTASLNKGCFKISAHINTSDKHNIECCSTISEGRNDKMYEEEKTNIKTYELDSNDSRKKDKSIYVFQNNEEMCRNRIDITNEEGKEVGGMKSETNEDEEEERKKDKKKGAMSILNIDINKAHNAVLEGLMEFFGLKNKRLSRKILINELIKIQNYLNEEKDKLAKENTIKEIALSSDEVELQKDNITQHMSSLNKFENENYFHCQKTNSVYTSKKCNIKDNRVNIDMLSFHNEKFYTHRKDDSYHNNCTYLNDDLLNREKDKLQEDYINHMRSKIKMMELKALFERIDEAITVDEVIYTSVMEEKKIEYSILKKHLIDCKLNVNREIVLSYCRDRNVEVHLKRRKNPDGV, from the coding sequence ATGGGTAAAAGTAGGGCGAACAACGTTGTGAAAAATAAGGGCAAAGTCAAAAAGGAcacaaaaggaaaaaggttAAGTAACAATTGTAATAAaagggaaagaaaaaaagaaaaattgaaaaaagcaTGCAATACTTCAAGTAGTGAGAGTgatatttacttttataatgATATTCAGAGATggaaaaataacattaaagTACCAGTGTGGCTCAAAAAACCAAAAGATAAAGAATCgttatatgaattttataaaaatataataaggaAATTATTAagagttaaaaataaaataagagcATACAAAATACAAGAATCGTATCTAATGGATTGTTTACAAAAATGTATGATAGATTTAAATCTAAATTCAACAAACGCACCgaattttatgaattatgaattatataaaaatttaattaacaGTCATCATGATGTAAACTCTTCTTCACAGCATGTTGATAGTTCTCTTAGAATCGATACTTGTTTTccaaataataacataacaGAAGGTGGTACAACCACACATAATAACTTAGTATTACATGGTTGTAATACCAATGTCGAAAAAGATTTGCATTGTGAAGATAACATTTGTTTCAGCCAGTCTGATGGGAACGAAATGGACAGGGGGAAAGACACTACTGGTGGTAGCGCAAATAGTGGAAATAGCGCTAGTAGCGGTAATAGCGGCAATAGTGGCAATAGCGGCAGTAGCGGCAGTAGCGGAAGTAGTGGAAGTAATGGAAGTAATGGAAGCAGTAGCAATAGCTGCAATGGAAACAAAAGCTCTAGGAGCTTCAAAAAGGATGACATTCATTCATGTGAGATTAACCTTGTGGAAAACCTTAAAATGGAGTGCAAAAATAATTCTATAGAAAAGGATATAAAATACTTGTTAGATATGTTGAAGAAGGTtctattaataaaagaagacaaaaagaaaaaagacgATTTAATGAGTAAAGTTTTCAACAAAGTAATAATTCCTGGTggtttttttgaaaataataatttttgccCCATCTTTATGAGCTTGTTAAAACTAGATTTATACAATGCATGTAATAACAATGGAGAACAGTTAAATTCAAAACTGATGAATCTTATTATGATgttaaacaattttaatgAGGGTGCTCCTCAGTCAACTACATCTACGAAAGGGCAGAAAGAAGAACAGAAGGAGGTAGCAAAAAACCTAGCAGAAGGACAAAAAGAAGAACAGAAAGACGTAACAAAAGATATAGCAATAGAAGGACAGAAGGAAGAACAGAAAGACAAAACAACAAATCACGTATTGCCTGTCAATTCGCATAAGGaagatttaaattttttaaaaagtcaGTGTTCATTATATAAGTTATCTCAATACTGTATAGAGAAGAATGTAATAGTAAATAATGAGATAGTCTCATTTGATactgtttatatttactatgaaaaaaaagatgatacTACTACTAAATGGACCGAAAAATTAGAAGAAACAAGTAACCATAAAAGTTATAAGTCATATAATGTTAAGTCGTTTGAGGGAATGCTAGACATTTCGAGGAAGAAACATTCGTCACTGTGTTATCTTGATAATAAAGCTGCTATTCTGAAAAATGATGGTCATGAATGTAGAGACAGTGGAGGTGTAGATGAAGATGAATATGATGAAAGTGTAAATGAAGAAGCAGATGATGGTATAGATGatgaaaatgtaaatgaaGAAGCAGATGATGGTATAGATGATAAAGATGCATATGATGAAggtgaaaataatgaatgtgCAATTGATGGGAATTCCAAAAATGCTAATTGGCTAAAAGAATGTGAAAATAGGTCGGGTATCTTATGTTCAAATGATAGTAAACTGGTTGAATGCCCTGATAAATGTAATCGgaatgaaattttttctttgtccAATGATTATAGTTCTAAAGAGAATAATCCTACAACACATTTTAACAAACTAGTAGATGATAAAGAAGTATACGAAATTTCAAGTTGTAATGATGAGGATCAACAAACAtgtgaaaaagaaatacacTCTTATAAGAATTTAAGCACATATAACAAAATGGAGGTTAATAATACTGGAACAACATcgaacaatatttttaaaaatggaaacAGGATGAATAAAGAACAAGAAGGAGTTAATGGTCGAAAGAATCATCTGGCATATCATAACGGAGGTGGAAACGTAACTACAAGTGAGTACAAAGTTAATAAAGATAATtgcaaaaatggaaaaagtgGAGGAGAAAATGTGAGCATATATAATCTACAAGGAAAGGAAGAAATACATAAGGGTACAAACATTGACTCatcatatgtaaaaaattatgatatatcCGTAGAAGAAATTTCTGACGtgtttataaataacaaGAATATATGTACAGGTCAGGAGAACAGTGTGTTAAATATAGAAAGTAATCAATTAATTAGAGATGATGTACAGAACAGTAAACTAGAATACAATGAACAGGGTGTATACAAAAAGGGCGCCAAGAAAAATGTGTGTAGAAGAAAACCATGCCCAAGTGATATGCGAAGAGGAGGGCACCTTGATGAAGTCATTGTCTCAGATCTTTCCTTAagagaacaaaaaattagtaatggtaataaaaagaaaaaatatatgtgcagCGATAAGTTTGAGGGCAACTACACCCCATTAACGTGTAGTAGAGGTGCAAACAACAACAGCAGGAGCAGCAGTAATGACAACATGAATTGCAATgttgaaaatgaaaattgcTCAAATGAAGAAAACAAATGTTACAATGTAAATACGGGTGAAAGCTTTACTAGATGTAAAggattatatgttatttcaTCGAATGACGATTATGGAAGTTTCAAGTCGTGTGAAGGGAGTGATTGTACGAATAGAAGTAGTGGTATGAATGGAAGTAGTGGTATGAATGGAAGTAGTGGTATGAATGGAAGTAGTGGTATGAATGGAAGTAGTGGTATGAATGGAAGTAGTGGTATGAATGGAAGTAGTGGTATGAATGGAAGTAGTGGTATGAATGGAAGTAGTGGTTTGAATGGAAGTAGTGGTATGAATGGAAGTAGTGGTAGGAGTCaaagtaaaaacaaaatgcatgatgaaaaaaattgtgaGCACATTGTTATAGATGAAGAGGGAAGTGAAGGGCACCCCTTTGAGGAGGGTTTCACAAATAGAAGCGAGtttataaataagtataGCTTTAAAAATGAGTGTAAACATGAggaaaaaattgcaaaagcATGGCCAAACACTAATCATTTTTGTAATACACATTACTATGATAACTTAAGTGCTTATAATGCAAAACATACCCCTAAGGACTTATCAAATCCTGAAACTATAATTCTAGAAAAGTATGATACATTACCATATGATGTGTATATAAGGAATGTAAATACTAACAAggataagataaaaaaaacaactaTAAAGGATACTGCTAGTTTAAACAAAGGTTGTTTCAAAATAAGTGCACACATTAATACATCTGATAAACATAATATCGAATGTTGTTCTACTATATCAGAAGGTAGAAATGACAAAATGTATGAAGAGgagaaaacaaatataaaaacatatgaaCTAGATTCCAATGattcaagaaaaaaagataagagTATATACGTCTTTCAAAATAACGAAGAGATGTGCAGAAATAGGATTGATATCACAAACGAAGAAGGTAAAGAAGTGGGTGGAATGAAAAGCGAAACGAACGAGGACGAAGAagaagagagaaaaaaagacaaaaaaaaaggggcaATGtccattttaaatattgacATAAATAAAGCACATAATGCAGTACTAGAAGGATTGATGGAATTTTTTGGTCTTAAGAACAAAAGGCTGTCGAGAAAAATACTAATTAACGAACTGATAAAAATacagaattatttaaatgaagaaaaggaTAAATTAGCAAAAGAGAATACCATCAAGGAAATAGCTCTTTCTAGTGATGAAGTAGAATTACAGAAGGATAACATTACTCAACACATGTcttctttaaataaatttgaaaatgaaaattatttccaTTGCCAAAAAACAAATAGTGTATATACTAGCAAAAAATGCAATATTAAGGATAATAGGGTGAACATAGACATGCTAAGTTTTCATAACGAAAAATTTTACACACATAGAAAGGATGATTCCTATCATAATAATTGTACGTACTTAAATGATGATTTATTGAATAgggaaaaagataaattacAAGAGGATTACATAAATCATATgagaagcaaaataaaaatgatggaATTGAAAGCTCTCTTTGAACGAATAGACGAGGCTATTACTGTGGACGaagttatatatacaagtgtAATGGAGGAGAAGAAAATAGAATacagtattttaaaaaaacatctAATAGATTGCAAGTTGAATGTTAACAGGGAGATTGTCTTATCATACTGCAGGGATAGAAATGTTGAAGTTCACctgaaaaggagaaaaaatcCAGACGGTGTTTAA